The following DNA comes from Erigeron canadensis isolate Cc75 chromosome 3, C_canadensis_v1, whole genome shotgun sequence.
agaGAGCCGGAGCTCCCCAAGGTGAGGAACTTGGTTGTATGAAACCTTTTTCAAGTAGCTATTGAAGCTGAGACATTAACTCTTTCATTTCAGTAGGAGCTAAACGATAGGGTGCTTTTGCAACTTGAGTAGCACCGGGTACAAGATCAATCTGAAAAGTGACCTCTCGGTCGGGAGGAATACCGGGAAGATTATCCGGAAAGACATCAGAAAATTCAGAAACTACATCAACATTAGCAATGGATGACTTCTCCTTTCGTGTATCGATAACATAAGCAAGGAAGTGATTCTTATAATGCCGAATGTAGTTGAGAGCcttcatcaaattaatgatctttATGCTCCCTTTCTTCTTATCTCCATAAACAGAAATGACCTTACCATCTGGAGTGGAGAAACGCATGATCTTTTGAGAACATATAATGGTAGAATCATTTTGAGATAACCAGTCCATGCCTATCACTATAACAAAACTAGCAAGAGTAGCAGGTAATAACTGGACCTGGAAGGAATGACCCTCAATCTATATAGAACAATCATCATAACTCACACGGATGTCACTAATAGTACCGTTAGCAATTTCAACCTCTATAGAACAATCAAGGGAGGGGGGGTAGTAACTCTCTCAAGCTTAGGAGCAAACAAGGTAGACACAAAAGACCTATTTGCACCCGAATCAAAAAGAACAGAAGCAGGTTTTGAATTAATAAGAAAGTATCGCTTACTACCTCATCGTTGTCCTTAGCAGCTTCCACTGCCATCTGAAGGGCATGAACTTTTGGCTTTGGGGCAACCACCTTCTTTCCATCATTCTTCATTTGAGGACAATCGGCAATCAAATGACCCGTTTCTTTACACTTATAATAGTGATTCTTGTCTTTACAAACAGTTGTGGCGTGACCTGTGTTATCACACTTATCGCACCTCTTGGTCTGTCGGAACATGGACCATCATGATATGAATTGCATGATGAACACCATGTACTATTCTTCTTCTTATCCTTATCCCCATTCGAGGAAGAACCACTTTTAAACTTCTTATTAGTATTCGAAGACCCATTGAACCTTCTCTTGAATCCGGACTTCTAATCATCAGCTTTATCAACCACTTTTTCAGACTTGAAATCATCATCCAACCTCTTAGACTCCTTAATAGCAGCAGACAATGTAGTATGTTTCCTACAAAGGCCACGATAGCTGGCAGGAAGACCATCACAGTAAGCTTCAATCTGGTCTATCTCTCTAGGTACCATACAACCTACGAACTGGAGCTTTTCCGTAAATGAGCGGGCATACTCACCTATGGCACCAGGCTTAGCGATCAAAGCTCTAAATTCCTTCTCTATCAACCTCAGCTCACGAGTGCCCACATATTCCTCCAAAAACTTTTCCCTGAATGTATCCCAAGGCATAGCAGCTAGTACCTCGGGAGTCAATGAAACAGTAGCAGATCTCCACCAGTTGCGAGCATTCTTCGTTAACACACGAGTAGCACATAACACCTTCATATTATCCGAACAGTAGCATGAAGCAAGAACCACTTCAATATCAGCCAGCCATTCCATGGCACCCACTTCATCAAGTGTACCATCAAACTCTTTGGCACCACGCTTCTTAAAGCTCTCGTATTTAAAGTTATGGATACGAGGAAGAACCATAACACGAAGTTCCACTACATTTTCGACACCATTCACATTAGCAACCACATTCTCAGGAGCAACCAACGACCTTACAACAGATGGCTCAGCACGGTTTGAGCGGTTGGAATAATTTCCATCAGTATGCTCATTCCGATGCAAGCTAGCTTCCCTTTCAGCTCTCATTTAAGCCAACTCTTCTTCATTCCTCAACAAAAGAGCTCGAATAGCCCTCAATTCTTCATGCATTTCAGCTCGGGTAGGAATTTGCTCAATCATCGGATTTGCCCGATCAATTTCTGACCTTGTGAGTTGTGCACCCGGTAGTGGCCCTCGAGGAGGCCTTTGATTAACACCATTTCCAGCCCCATTCTGACCGGCTAGATCATTGCTAGAAGTAGCTCTCTCATGTTGACTGTTAGCATGAGTGTTAACCATGTTGTCTACAATGCAACGGCGACGGTTAGCAAGAGTTAAAGTGAGAATAAAGAGAATAAGGCTATGTAACGTCAAATTTCAGCAATTCACATACACAATCAAGCTGTAACCTACTCTATCACTCACTCCCAACCCGTCCTAAAACGTTTCATTTCAATGGCTAAGCATACCTGCTTAAGCCCTACTTGTCTTCTATCTGTTTTAAGTCCAATTCCTATGGTAATACCTATAGTtcttggttcacttaaaccatttcttTGATACCAACTTATAACACacatcatttaaaaataaggatttccaaaaaattTCACTTAACGGTGTCAAAAAGAGCGGAACAAACAtctaaaagtccaaaccaataaattcagtttggtttattcattaaatggtgttacttgCCATATCAtagaaacaagtctaaatggaaatccatcggttgcccaacataaaaCAACTGATCACACGTCttaacaattaacaaaaactTTAACATAAATCAAAAGTCTAAAACGAGCAGCCTTTATGGATAAACTATGGTCATCATCAagcaatctacccatgcctcgctcTTTATTCATCATCCATCAAAAACTTGCTAAACCTGAAGGAataacacatttcaagaaacaagtgttagctaactaAGATAACACCTCATTTATAAAATGTTTGTCCAATTaagacattatataaaagtcgaATTACATCATTAAGACACATATCATCTCACAACATCACATTATTGCATTCAATATCTTTCATATAAGGTAGTTCTTCCTAAATGCGCCTATACATCTTTAGCATCTTCACATTTCACATCTAAAcattttggtggtggtgacataagtcacacccgattAGATGAATAAACGTTACGGCTGTTCATCAATGTCCTTAAGGAATGGCAAgtcaatccaggagtaatccgtacgTACATGACAAGTGGGGCGGGTCAGACCTCCCGaattactcttcacatcttagaccatgttgcaaggagccactagagcaaccacatctacgcaccCGTCGAGTACGGGCAAGTacaggttaagcttaacacttcacatctaatttacgagctcgatttcacatcacatatagtttaggtgtttacactaCCTAAACAaatatcacatatacatctttacgtttgggcccttaaacgtgcacgtgacatggcaacttaaagagtctagtgaactagatgaacaagccattaAATTATGCACCTTTCAAAAGTCATCAACATATATGTGTCACATTTTTTTACGTATCATTTCATAACATAACACACATCACATATCTTTGGGActgcatttcaggcttcaatggTCAATTACaaagcccatatcacctcctgTGTAaccccgaatacccataagcaaacaagatattATTAGGGAAGTTAAAatatgaaaaccatgtttttgttgaaccttcaacgtgtcaaagtagtgtatcttatcTCGTAGAAAcgtacaacaaatgataacgtaagttaccgagctttgcaagtattcctgactacctataatcaacatAGGACCGATTTATGAGTATAACGAGACTAAACTGACCTACAGTCTAAATACGTGTCACATACCCTTTAATTACCATCATTAATTCCAGATAATAGTCTCTTTTTTTTACTATTGTCCCTGGTAAGTTGTCTCTTTTTGTCTACTTCGAGACTATCATCCCAGGTACGTAGCCTCTTTTTGTCTATTCTCAACTTTTGTCCATTTCTAGACTATCACCTcaggtagttagtctctttttgtctattctcaacttttgtctatttctagactattacctcaggtagttagtctctttttatcattttttccaAAAACGGGTTTTACACCAAAAAGAAGACTCTTTTAAGCCCTAATTGATGATTTGGCACCATCAATTGCTCCATGAACGAGTTGTTAACAAAAATGGATCATTAGGTCACATTAAACAACCATTCCTAATATCAAAACTCGATTAATTAACCACAAATGATTATCAACAACCCCTATCCATTCTCCAAACCCTAAGAACAAAATTAAATCCATAAAATTGAATCATATGATCAAAAGTCAAAGAGAAATCATCTATATTATCTACACTTGACGTCGGGGACCCAAGATCTAAACAATCCTTGATCAAAACGACACGAAACGATGAATCTTTGCTTGGAGAGGGAGAGTGATCGGCTGGAGGGTTTCTCACGTATGATGGCAGATGTTTTTGTGACAATTAGGGATGCCTAATTGCCCTTTAATCCCTGGCCATCCCCTCCTAATCTTACACTTATGACCCCTCAACTTCTAAACTTAACGGTCTTAGCTTAATTCACTTACCGGGAGTCTTAACACCCTATCAAGCACTTAATTACATAACTTTACTCTGGTTAGTTTTTACTAAACATCACATTAATCATTTCACATTAAACATATAAGCATTTAATCATAATCACATATAGGACACATAACCTATCGAACCTAATACTATCCAACGGAAGGTCAAATAATCAAACACAAAACGTTTGAGATgttacataaatataatttaattttaattattagatacaataatgattatcctaattataataTGATTACAATtgctaataataacaatattacaattaatttgattacagttaataatataaaataaactattgatataaatatataaccgccataacttttagctatattttgttattagacaGACgttatgcaataaagtattaattttttttaaattaagttaaaagtgtaaattggtgataaaaaatcaaaaattgtaaattaattttgacgtgttgatttaattaattttgagaaattaagaATTGTGACTTGTTAATTGGGGTTAGGTCAAcgccttttagtatatattaaaattaagataatataccattaagattaagattgagattggttaaaaaaacaataaagatatttattaCCTATCAATTATTTTCTTtgtaaaacatataatattatttattatcaatcaatataattaaaaagatatgtaagtatttttttttatgccgTCCTAAAAAATATGTAAGCATTTTAGAAAAATAGGTTTGTAATATTCATCCATTACAcctcattattattttaactaATAATACACACAACTTGAACTAAGTATTCAAGTatttaaatacttaaattaatgtattaaaacattataaaaataacttcGATAGAATAGGggtaaaaaaaaagagaccGTGCACGTGCACTTTCAGATATAGCTAATGTAttcaaaaataatcaaaatgaataaataaaacaataaagtGGGAAAGTGTATAAATTATAAGGGAAATCTTGAAAGCATTGATGCAATTCACCTGTGAACCACGATATGCCCAAGACTATGCAATACCTAGTGAAGTTCAAGCCTGAAACATCGTCCaaattaaacttaaaaacatcGTGAAGACATCCGACTATTAGACCACATTAGTGGTAGTTGGGTATGCTATTCACTTTGTTTAGTGGTAGTTGGGTATGCTATTCACTTTGTTTAAGTACCATATATCCATCATATACTAAGCTATATtgttacaaaagaaaaaaggatcATACCATAAATCAAATGATTGTAATCTAATCATCgacaattttaattataaacaaaattcttaattcaaatataaatttgtcCCTGTAAAAGAATGATTATAAAAAGAAGCATATATTGTTGCTTAACACAAATCACACGCTACTTTTGGTCCTCTCTTTCACCATGGTTTGAACGAATAGTTCGCCTGCCCTATATGAGGATCGAACCAAAGGTCCACTTGCTACATAACGAAACCCAATGGACTCACCATACTCTTTCCAAAAGGCAAACTTCTCAGGTGTGACATATTCTTTTACAGTAAGGTGCAGTGGTGTTGGCTGCACATACAAATttcaatatttaatatttataaattatcttTTGCACTTCAGCAATCAAAAGATTTAAGAGAAAATCAGAAAAAAAACTCGCCTGCAAATATTGTCCTAGAGTCAGAATGTCGACATCAATGGCACGTAGATCTGCCATGGCTTCCTTTAGTTCATCATCAGATTCTCCAAGTCCCAACATTATCGAAGTTTTCGTAATCATTCCTTCCTTACTAGCTTTAGCATGTTTCAGGACCGATAAACTCTGTTCATACCTACACAAACCAAAATTTGACATATATTAACAATAATCTACaggaaaaacataaataaaggCTACTCATTATTACCACCCTAATTCAAAGGCTACGGTATAGGATTACATGTTTTTTCTAAACTAATTTCTGCCAGTAACTTGCCATATAATGAAAATGCcctcaaaaattcaaaaacccatAAACACCCCTGATGACGTGTCAACATGTTATAGTGTAAGAAAATGTTTGTGATTTGTTCTTAGAAGAATTGGGAAACTTGTGTCATTTAATAAATGTCTGACTAGTTTTTGAACGGAAATGGCATAAGCGAAACAGAATTAATACTTTGGTTGTGTGATATCTTATTTGGCCTTTGTACACATTATCATTTAACAATTGTCTAAACTAGCATTGATCATTGATGTTGCACACCAAGAAGTTTATTTACTTACCCAGCTCGTGGATCTCTCACGATTCGTTGTAGTCGTTTAACTGTTTCAATATTGTGCGCAAAAACATCTAATCCTGAGTTCGCTAACATTGATACAGCTTCTAAATCACCCCGAAAATCAGAAGTCAAGCATTCCACCATTATCTCAGGCCTGCTTATCTGCCAAAACATGATCATAACTTTTAAATAGTTTACATACTCTAAACGAAAACAAtgacaatttattaatttatgtaCCTTCATTGCTTTGACAGTTTCAGTAAAATGACCACTCCCACCATCTGGTAAATCATCCCGGTCCACACTCGTTAAAACAATGTAATCTACACTGCAAGTATAAGAGCAAAACTTTCTTTATTCTATAAAAAAGATCCCAGCTAAAATCACCTATGTGTACTTGGCAGATGATATACCTATGTGTACATGGCAGATGATATGAACaaccataatatatattttaagaaagaataaaaaggtCAATATGGATTAAACAGTTATTAGGAGTTACCCCCAACTAACAATGGCTTCAGCAGTGTTTTGCGGTTCCATAGGATCTGGTGGTGCAGGGTTTTTACTAGTTTTGACAGCACAAAATCGACATCCTCTGGTGCAAGTATCACCAAGAAGCATGATGGTAGCAGTTGCAATGCCGTCTCCACCTCCATTCCAACACTACAATAAACGTACAAAATTAATTGAAATTGACAAGAATGACATACTTAAAAGTACTTGaacattttataaaattcaagatGACACATGGTTTTAAATGAAGACAAATATCGCAAATCACAAATACCAATGAAAACACAAATAGGAAGCCTTGTTCCACAAAATCATATGAATGAATTAGAAATAGTTTCAGTTTTATAACTATCATATTTGTAGTTTCCACATGGTTGATTTTCTGGAAACTCCAAGTGGCTCTCACCAGATAGCCGAGGACCATCATGGAAGAGGTAAATCAAGCTCACTGCTCATCAAGAGGCTCACTTAAAAGGTggaccaaccaactgataatccTTCACCAACGATTTTTATCATAAAGGTTGTTTCTCACTTCCTCATTGACTCCAGTGGTGTAAGAACACATGATACTATCATATATGTACTACATTAGA
Coding sequences within:
- the LOC122591353 gene encoding lipoyl synthase, chloroplastic — protein: MLIQQFKSPNFLIFTSNATTPFHNHNNKNNMLHFSMRNNNNDTIITSNIDVSLKTNNNNNLDDENPNPSLLMSSSSKTTPYPGGMGPFTGRDPNVKKPGWLRQKAPQGEKYQQVKESLSRLKLNTVCEEAQCPNIGECWNGGGDGIATATIMLLGDTCTRGCRFCAVKTSKNPAPPDPMEPQNTAEAIVSWGVDYIVLTSVDRDDLPDGGSGHFTETVKAMKISRPEIMVECLTSDFRGDLEAVSMLANSGLDVFAHNIETVKRLQRIVRDPRAGYEQSLSVLKHAKASKEGMITKTSIMLGLGESDDELKEAMADLRAIDVDILTLGQYLQPTPLHLTVKEYVTPEKFAFWKEYGESIGFRYVASGPLVRSSYRAGELFVQTMVKERTKSSV